CATAATAATCAAAGATTTGAGCTTCATCTGTATTAAAGAAGTGGTTAACTAAACCCTTATCTTACCAATTAACACTCAGTGTATGAGTTTTATTTGAACAactaacatttaaaatttcacacCCTAAATTTGCTCAGTATAATTTGTGGTCTTCAAacaattaaaaactgaaatttgaaAACCTTCCCTGTCTAGAAATGATATTTTAGTAGCCTTTGCGTGTTTGTTTGACCCAGAGTCATTATTATCATGTTTATGTTAAGGTACACTTCCTGTCTTTTTAGTGTCATTACTGAAGGACCTGAAACACGCCAACATCGTGACGTTACATGACATCGTCCACACCGACAAGAGTCTCACGCTCGTCTTCGAGTACCTGGTAAAGCTCTCCTCGTGTTCTCAAAGCATGGCGGTCctttttttacacacaaaacagtgaAGACTAAATTTAACCTGCCATAACAAAGAGCTTCCACGTGAAAAGACATTAGCATTTAGATATTTGCCTTTTATTAAAGGACAATTGCTGTGtaatttgaatttgttttccAACAAAGTTTTTACATGAGTTACATCGCgaattaagatttttttccccaaacttCTGATGTTAATTTATTCTGTGAATTCCAAACTGCAAACAATATCTACAGTCAAGTTTTAGCATTTAGAGCAAGATAATGATTTTACAAATCCATGAAGACAATAGGAACAAAATGTGCAGTGTgataaaacacagcaggaatGTCACGTTGATTGCGGGACTAGTGAGACAAAAGAGTGAAAAGAGTTCTACAACCTCTAAAAGTGTGATTATGTAAATGTTGTGCAGGTGTACTTCTGTCTGACGTTGCCATCTGTTCTTGTAGGATAAAGATCTGAAGCAGTACATGGATGACTGTGGAAATATAATGAGCATGCATAATGTGAAGGTGAGGATGACCTTTATTACTGATGagctttttattcttttttaccTTGTAATGTCATTTTCCCTGCTGTGGAAGTGAAATTCTCTCTGCTCAACCCTGTGAGCTTGTATGTTCTATTTTCTATGTGTGTCTGTTAGAGATGTGACTGTAAAGGACCTAATGTTCCATACAAATCTGCATCATTTTACGATCATCAAGGATGTACCTGAAGGGCTAAAGTCTCTTTtatacatttctgtttgtattttccTCCTATATGAAGAACTGTAGAAACTGGACCAACTAGGCCAATGAAGGATGAAAACTTCTTTTAAGCTTTTTGAGAATTATTTGTTATTCTGCAcgatattacattttaataACATCGAGACTGCATATCTTTCCAGATCTTCCTGTTCCAGATTTTGCGAGGGCTGTCGTATTGTCATAAGAGAAAAGTTCTCCACCGGGACCTGAAGCCACAGAACCTCCTCATCAACGACAGAGGAGAACTCAAACTGGCTGATTTTGGTAGGAAGAACCCACAGCAGCAGATGAGGGTTTCTTTGGAGAGTGGAGGAGCAGGGACAGTCTTGTTGCTCTTTGGAGGAAATGTTTCAGAGGGAGATCCTAAAGACATTTGCTCAGTGTTGCTCTTTACACATTGAATGTTGTGTGAGAATCCTAATGTGTGCGTCTGTGGTGGGTTTTCAGGGCTGGCGAGGGCAAAGTCTGTCCCGACTAAAACCTATTCCAACGAGGTGGTGACGCTTTGGTACCGGCCTCCTGATGTTCTGCTGGGATCCTCAGAGTACTCAACACAGATTGACATGTGGTAGGAAGCTTACCAGGACTTCTACTAATACTTTTATTACAAATGGAAATGGATCAAATGACTGTCAACCGTaacacttttctgttttgttgttactGCAGCTATTAATGTGCTGTTTTAAATTACATGGATCCCTTTGACTCTTACCTGTATGTTAGTTGATGTTGTATGTGTGCTTCTACAGGGGCGTTGGCTGTATATTCTATGAGATGGCTGCGGGTCGGCCTCTGTTCCCAGGCTCCACTGTGGAGGACGAGCTCCACCTCATCTTCAGGCTACTGGGTGAGCGTCTCCTGTCAGAGTAGATCACCACGTGTTTACCTGTTCTACCACATGTGGCGACATATTGTACAGTACGTCTGATAGGTTGTGATTGTGTGACTTCAGGCACACCCACAGAGCAAAACTGGCCAGGAATCTCCGCCATCGAAGAGTTTAAATCCTACAATTTCCCCAAATACAAACCCCAGCCGATAATCAACCATGCCCCCAGGTACTGCATGTGCGTTTGTCTTTGTGCACccgtgttctgtgtgtgtgtgtgtgtgtgtgtgtgtgtgtgtgtgtgtgtgtgtgtgtgtgtgtgtgtgtgtgtgtgtgtgcgcgcgcgcgtgcgcgcgcgcacgcacgcacgcacgctaCAGACAGGAAATCCTGTAGAACATTGCAGAGATGTCTGTCCACTTCCTTCCTCCCATGAGTACCACGTTCCCATCAGGCCATGCTGCAGGCAAACAGTAAAGTGTTGctcttctttttgtgtttaggTTAGATGGTGAGGGCATCGAGCTGCTGCTGGCTTTCCTCAGAGTGAGTGTTTACTTCAGTCATAACACCCAGAATGCATTTCACTATAAACTCATTCATGTACCTTCATATATGATGCATTTatcctttttttgtcatcttcatttcctttctttttgttctcaacaacaaaaaacatttaaaaactgttgacCCTTGGAGCCACAAGTGTTTTTGCtcattgtgggctcattttttacagCAGTGTAGCATCTTGCTTCTGTATGGAAACACCATAACCATAGCTAGGACGAAAGAGAGCTCAAAATTGTATTCAGTGCAGCGtgacaaagtgctgtacatcaTGAAAAAGCTAACCAGCAACAAGGcagatgttttgtgtttagGTGCTGTCAAACTGTTCGAGCAGAGTAACTCTCACCCCTCTAAAATTAGCTATGTTCGTAGCTTAGCTCATCTCAAAAAAGTTATGATTTCCCACCAACATACAACTGCCTGTGTAAACACTTGGAAGTTTGCATTAAGTCGCATAACGAAACCTGACCCTGACCTAATGAATGTGTGAACATACAAatacaagaacaaaaaacaagtttgaaagtgtttttaaaaaagtggtTTATGGCACAGAATATGAACAACAGTATCATCGTTAAGTCAGCCTGTGGttgtgtgttgcatgttcaatgtccatccattatctatacaccgcttagtcCTCGTTAGGGTCCTAGGGGGCTagagtccatcccagctgactcacattcacatctacagacaatttaaacttttcaattaacttcagcatgtttctggactgtgggaagaagccagagaacctggagaaaacccacagatgcacagggagaacatgtaaactccatgcagaaagatcccaagtcCAATATTTAAATCAGTATTATTGGCACGAATGTTACTTACAGTTAATTTatcttatgttgtttttttttaataactgtgTATTTCCCCACAATAATAACCAACGTAACAGGTTTCACAGTGTCTGTTCTCCGACTTTtatattaaaatgtcacaaatataAAACTGAAGCTCTCCACCACTGGTGCTAAGATCATCTTTTTGATTATATTCTTCAGTGCCAGGTGTAGACAACAGGGGGTGCAGTACTGTCACTGTCAGTGACTTATTACTCTTATGCAGTATTTTCAATGAACATACACATGgttcctgtttttttatgtatttcacaATATATCTAGGTGAATTCCTGAATGCAGACATAACAATAACCCAGCACAGCATTTTCTGCTAAAATCGCAAGATGATTAATGCCGTCTGTTTCTGTCTCAACAGTACGAATCCAAGAAgaggatttcagctgaagaggCGATGAAACATTCCTACTTCAGGCAGCTTGGGATGAGAGTGCACACACTGCCTGAGAGTGAGCACACACACCTTAATAAAGCTGTCTTCCTTTGGCATTCTCActgctttctcttttgtttcctGCTCCTTACTGCAGACTGAAGCTCTCCTCTGTGTTTCAGGCGTATCATTATTCACATTAAAAGAAGTGCAGATGCAGAGAGACCCTGGCTACAGGAACTCTTCGTACCCAGAGTCAGGTGGGTGAGGaacacatgcagacacttcAGTACCACAGCTTGATAGatcattaaccctctgaaccccaagcagattctatgtgttttctgttcctgtcacattttttacttactgtgggctcatttttctctgcaacgTAACGTTCtgcatctctgtggaaacagaacaaccatgacagaaggagagagaattcaaaaatgtctcagtGCAATATGACACGTTTAATTACCCTAAatcataaaaccaaaacaaaataaaacatttttccaaaagaaaacaggtttgacaggtgtgcagtgtagatttttttactgcttatattttttttcagctatgtgtaaacagcctgcagttcagccaacaagtccctgaatttttgtcatacAACTGTTGGTCTCTAATCGCtttaaaacaaagtaaacatGGTTTACTTtggtacatttttaaacaagacatgtagaatgaagAGCTTTTGATgaagtatcacaattttaagcttaactAACTTTCAACTAACAAATGACCTGGTACTAATGAGCAGTTCAAAGACAGAAAGTTCAAAATCCAACAActgtctctgtttttacagtttatggcTCTTGAGAATCTGTGGAGAtggggtgatttttttttaagacaacatgcttttcaaacctgccAGTGATGTTTAGggtttaaaagttgtttttgttttgtttgtttttttaaagcttttcttaCTATACagactaccattcaaaagtttggagtcacccagacaatttcatggtttccgtgaaaactcacacttttattcatgtgctaacataactgcacaagggttgtctaatcatcaatgagcctttcaacaccattaacttacacaatgtagcattagaacacaggagtgatggttgctggaaatgttcctctgtacccctatggagatattccattaaaaatcagccgtttccagatagaatagtcatttaccacattaacaatgtcgaggctgtatttatcattcacttaATGTcgtcttcatttaaaaaactgcttttcttatttattcatatatatatatatatatatatatatatatatacagtgccttgtgaaagtattcggcccccttgaacttttcaacctttcgccacatttcaggcttcaaacataaagatataaaatttaaattttttgtcaagaatcaacaacaagtgggacacagtcatgaagtggaacgaaatatATCggatattttaacattttttaacaaataaaaacctgaaaagtagggcgtgcaatattattcggcccccttgcattaatactttgtagcgccaccttttgctgcaattacagctgcaagtcgcttggggtatgtctctatcagttttgcacatccagagactgaaattcttgcccattcttctttgcaaaacagctcgagctcagtgaggttggatggagagcgtttgtgaacagcagtcttcagctctgcccacagattctcaattggattcaggtctggactttgacttggccattctaacacctggatacgtttatttgtgaaccattccagtgtagatttggctttatgttttggatcattgtcctgttggaagataaatctccatcccagtctcaggtcttttgcagactccaacaggttttcttccaggttttcttccagaatggtcctgtatttggctccattcatcttcccatcaattttaaccatcttccctgtccctgctgaagaaaagcaggcccaaaccatgaggctgccatcaccatgtttgacagtggggatggtgtgttcagagtgatgagctgtgttgcttttacgccaaacatatcattttgcattgtggccaaaaagttggattttggtttcatctgaccagagcaccttcttccacatgtttggtgtgtctcccaggtggcttgtggcaaacttcaaacgagactttttatggatatctttgagaaatggctttcttcttgccactcttccttaaaggccagatttgtgcagtgtacgactgattgttgtcctatggacagactctcccacctcagctgtagatctctgcagttcatccagagtgaccatgggcctcttggctgcatctctgatcagtcttctccttgttcgaggtgaaagtttagagggacggccgggtcttggtagatttgcagtggtctgatactccttccatttcaatatgattgcttgcacagtgctccttgagatgtttaaagcttgggaaatctttttgtatccaattccggctttaaacttctccacaacagtatctcagacctgcctggtgtgttccttggtcttcatgatgctctctgcactttaaacagaaccctgagactatcacagagcaggtgcatttatacggagacttgattacacacaggtggattctatttatcatcatcagtcatttaggacaacattggatcattcagagatcctcactgaacttctggagtgagtttgctgcactgaaagtaaaggggccgaataatattgcacaccccacttttcagttttttatttgtttaaaaaaatataaaatatccaataaatttcattccacttcacgattgtgatatttcagtttttccttttttaataaatttgcaaaaatttctacatttctgtttttttctgtcaagatggggtgctgagtgtacattaatgagaaataaaatgaacttttttgattttggcaaatggctgcaatgacacggAGAGTGAAAAacttcaaggggtctgaatactttccgtacccactgtatatatatacactgctcaaaaaaattaaaggaacacttttttttttcacaatatatTTATTAGGTTTTTGAAtacattacaaaataaacaactgcAACACATCACCAATAGAACTAGTGATattaacatacacacacacacgcatacacacaaacCTGCACCATCCATATTTCAAAGCGTAgatttacaaaatcaaaatcattacaagattttaaataaataattacataCATAAATAGGCCTACGTAAACTCTCAGTGTAACAAGGGTTACCtttagaaacaaataaataaatatacacaaTCAAATCAGACTTTACATTCCAGATTCTATAATATTCTTATATGGTTCCCAGAGATGAGCAAACTCTGTCTGTTTTCCCTTAGCAATATATGTGAGTCTTTCCAGACCAAGGCACTCTGAAAGTTCCTTTATCCACTGTTTCATAGAAGGTGCCTCCACACTCTTCCAATTAAGTGCAATCACCCTCCTTGCTTGTAAAAGTCCAAAGTCCAGTAGTTTAGTCTGTTTCTGCATTTGTGTAAAGTTTAGTGGATAAATTCCAAGGACACATAGCTTACAGTTTAATGGTATGTTAATACAGAATACATCCGACAGACAATTTATGACATccttccaaaacttttgaatTTTTTGACATTCCCATAGACAGTGAAGAAGGGTTCCCTTCGTATCTAAACATTTTGTACAAGTATCTGGAATGTTGCCAGACATGTGGTGGAGTCTGACAGGAGTCATATACATCCTCATTAACCATTTATATTGGAGAAGCTTATAccttgtatttattgtttgtgtttgcgCCTTTAAACAGGccaaaggaacactttttaatctaagtattgcatcaaatcagtgaaacatgtgggatatcGATCTGGTCAaataagtaactgaggggctttttagtcagttgcagctgctttggtgttcataaaattaacaacagacgcactagaggggtaacaatgagacaacccctaaaacaggaatgagtttacaggtgaaggccactgacatttttttccttcctaatattttctgtttgtttttcactagttttgcatttggctagagTAAGTGTCACtcctggtagcatgaggcgatacctggaccctacagagttTCCACAGGCaatccaactcctccaggatggcacatcaatgcgtacCATtcccagaaggtttgctgtgtctcccagcacattctcaagcacatggaggagattccaggagacaggtagttagtctaagagagctggacagggctgttgaaggtcctcaaccgatcagcaggacaggtatctgctcctttgtgcaaggaggaacaggatgagcactgcaatagctctacaaaatgacctccagcagaccactggtgtgaatgtctctgatcaatcagaaagagatttaatgagagtggtctgaggacCAAGCATCCTCTAGTGcacgctgtgctcgctgacttgcaccgtggagctcggctggcaacacaggaatttgcaagtccaccactgatgctctgtgcttttcacagatgagagcaggttcaccctgagcgcatgtgacaggcatgaaagggtctggagaagccgtggagaatgttatgctgcctgtgtgtgcctgtgacattgttcagcatgactggtttggtggtgggtcagtgatggtgtggggaggcatatccatggagggatgcacagacctctacaggctggacaatggcattctgactgcctttaggtatcaggatgaaatcctttgacccattgtcagaccctacattgatgcagtggtcctggattccttctggtgcacaacaatgcccagtcttatgtggtaagagaactcatgcagttcctggaggatgaaggaactgataccattagctggcccccatgctcacctgacctgaatccaatagaacacctttgaaacattatgttttgttccagccgacaccatcaggttgctcctcagactgtccaggagctcagcgatgccctggtccagttctgggaggagataccccaggacaccatctgtcgtctcattcagagcttgtcccggcatcgtcagtcatgcatacaagcacatggaggccatacaaactactgaataccattttgagcttctgccaaggaatttcagcaagatggactagcctgccacatcagtttttcactttgattttggggtgtcttgaatttagccctgctggggggttgataattttcattcccatcaaacaatgtggcacttttcattcctaacgcATTATCCAGTCCaaatcaatgctaatatccagtttgttttttccccgtattgaaatatgatgcattttcaaagtgttcttttaattttttgagcagtatatacacgtgtgtgtgtatataatatttgcaagaaaagcagggtttttttttcagatatatCTACAGATATATCTGGGCATTTTTAAGGGTGATGCTACAAATTagacttttgtttttccagtttctatATAGCTTATTTTAGTCAATCCCTGGTATCTTAATTATGTCACTGCATGCTGGAACATAAAAACCTACAAGCCTCTCTTACAAACAAACTAtctatttttcttattattattacacagtccaaaattaaatacaaagtAAACcgtacatacatatatataaccGTACCATTCCATAAAGTTGGGGGCTTACATGAGGTACATTATTCAAAGTAGGACTAAAACTAAAGCAGCAGAACCTGGGATATCCTGATTTTTAGTGCCTGGTTTGGGTTTCTAATCTTCCCATAATTCAAATTAAATAGTATTTGGATCGACAGATAGAATAGGGCTTCTTGTTCTAAATAATCTGAACACCATGTGTGAAATCATTGCTCCTCATTTTGGCAAAAGTGTCATTATTTTtagtaaatgtttttgtaaaccAAAAGCATTATGGGTATTGTATTCTTacagttttctctctctctccaggtaATGGCAAGATCAACAGGCGCCAAAGCATGCTCTTCTAATGTTCCCTGAAGAGGATGCTCCACTGGCCAGCTTCATCATCAATTTCCAGCAACCTTTCGCATGAGCCCACCACCCCTCGGAGTGACGACCCCCTCCCCTttacctgcacacacacacacacagatgtgaacacacatgaacacgcacacacacccctCTGAGCGAGTGACTCTGAGTTGAATCTATGTGGAgactgtgtttatttattggGGGGCAGGGTGAGGTTGAATTTATTGCTGCTAAACTACTACTGTCTGTATTTAATACaccgtgtgtgtgcatgcgtgtatatgtgtgtgtgtgtgtgtgtgtgtgtgtgcacgtgatGTGAACTCGAGATGCCATGCACAGTTGAGCAGTCAGTAAGGTtcctcttgttcttcttctgacTACGAGTCTCCGGCTTCTTTTGAGTTAGAATTCAAGTGATGTTGACGTCGATGCTGTGATCCaagttgttgttcttgttgttgtgcTTGGAGACTGAAAGCTTcaatttcttcagattttttcaaaaaaaaatatgtatatctacatatatatatatttggaggttatgttttgtttctctttgagcTTCCGTGACTGAACTCCACAACATTTCCAGGTTTAGAAAGACTGGAACACTAGATGGTGTTAGATGGatggaaaaaaatctggatttccaattgtcatttttccaaaacatttcAGATTGACTCTGCTTTCAGAAAGCCTGCTGCCCTCGAGGGTTACAGTGAAAGTCAGAAAGCGTGACTGTAAGTGGATTGACAGCTGAGGGGTTAAAGAAGCACACAGAGCCCAGCCAGCATCACAATATCCAGCTTTTGGGCCTTGGGTTCCTTTCCTCCATTCTGGCACAGCAATGGGACCAAACTGGGGTGAAGGGAAGGCACACAGTTGGGAAGACTGGCGGAAAGATGATGGAAGAGGAATACTGGAGCTGGAAACAAAGTCATGTGGCATCCCACAGGAAGCCAGCAAGCCTTCCCTAAAACCCCTCACTAAACTGCCAGGACTTCATTGCttcttttcttcaaaaatgCAAACTACATTTTTCCTGCTCTGTGTGTATTTGGAGGTCTCACTGCAGTAActctttgtttttaacttgcacttcagtgtgtgttttttctgttatttttttttaatcagggaCACTGGCCTGGACACGGCTGAGTTTACCCAACAGTATTAGGATATGTTCTCTTTGTCTGTGACTTTGAGCTCTCCTTCTGAAACAACGGTGTCATTGTGGCATGTTTTCCGGAGGTGGGGTGGGAGGATGGGAGGGATAGTGGGGATCAGGATGGACTgttcaaaaagcaaaacagttATTTTCCACTGCCCTCTCCAGCATTTgtacaaaaaagacatttcaaattgaaatttTAGCTTGAACAGTCCGCTGTGTTGTTTGCAACTGACAGTGATGCTACAGATGATGAAGCCTGTTGAGAAGTCTGCTTTTGGCCACATGTTTACTGAAGCAAATGGAAGATCTCCCCAAATCACTCTTACAAAAGCGATGTGATGTGCATTCCTGTCTTCATTTAGTtgcatgttttatatttctcaTTGCTATGGACCAAGGTCGGTGTAGGCGCACGTGGTCCAGATGTTTCCAGGAGTTTCACCCCTTTcaaaggaatagtttgacatttcgGGAGAAATGAAATATGGCAGTTGAGAGATTATTGCAGTGAGAAATTTAGATGCTAAATATGAATgtgtagcagcagcagattaGTTTAGCATAGCTTCATTCAACACAAAGACCTGGGAAACAGTTAAAAGTAACTAGCACAAAATCTGCCCAACAGGACCTATAAAGCTTACTAACCAACACTTCTTTGATTACGTAAGCGTAAAAACCACAAGCTGCAGTTTATCTCAGTTACATACTGGACTATTTCTTAGCTAGCTGCACATAGCCCTCTTTAAAATCACACCGTTTTACTTTTACACTTagtttttttgtgcaaatgtaaaaactgtTATTCTAAaatttctacagtttcatttagcagacgctttaaTCCATAGCGACGTAcgtctgagagtagatacaacacaagcaaggatctaaccaggagaaaacaacctggataagagccataaagcAAGTtaaagtgtgataataggaccgtggtgtctacaggcagcGTGGGAGGAAACAGGAAATTGGTTTTTGCAGTTAAGTGTAAAGGTATTCAGTGAAGAGTTGGTTTTAcgtattttcttaaagaaaagatGTTATGTGTTAATTACTAAGCTTTACACATGCTGATGGGCAGAATGTGTTTCCTGCAGAGCTACAACTGGAAAAACTTAACATCGTatcaagtctgtttgtcttatttttagtcaaaatgtctcattccaCGTGATTTAgtataaattcacttaacaatgacatttcagcaagatagagggacttgttttaagacaatgcatcttaaatatcttgttaagtcaaacaatcttgaaatgatcttgttttgagttgaattttacaagaaaactcaaaataagtttaaccttCCTGTCATCCTgtaggtcaaattgacccgttttaaagtttgaatatgtggagaaaagaatattttcacagtgaaaattctgatgtccacattttaaacctttttgggaaatttttgaacattttttggtggaaaaaaaaaatgttaaaaatgttttttaaaaacagtcacaaaaaatcaaccattgatttttatgtgaacgttcttaaagaaaatattagaagttctacagatgtaatcactttagatattttttggattttttcagaagatttttactatttttaaaaaaaaatggttacactaattttcttgacaaatttgggggattttttaaaaatgaaacttttaaggaatgatcggaattttcttcctgaaggttttccaaattttcagaaatttggggattcttttgctgaatttttggattttttcagacaaggaaacaatattttttggtggctgtaaatgaagacaacaggagggttaatacatctcaaattaggaggttacatgaaagcaaaaatctatttttgagtgataagctgctttttttttttttagcatgtctggcttattttaagacacccaAGCTtcacaatcctggtaaaatctagcttaaaataagttttcccagctaattttaagatctcaatattctaaatatcttatcttatttcaagaaatcttaccaagccatttttcagttGTTGCATTGGCAAATTTTTTCACTTacttcaaggtaaaagttccttgaaataagttttttttcttgttttgagaggagcattttttttttgcagtgtagctTTTTTATCAGATTCTTTAGTCTTTATCTGTGTttagctaagctaaccagctgctggctCCTGCTAAATGTTTAATGTACATGCACAAGTGTGGCATCAATCTTTACCTCTAATTCTCAGCGCAAGAGCAGTTAGGCACAttttacaaaatgtcaaactattcctttgAAATATTAACAGTAGACATATTTCTGTGACAGTCTGAATATGAAAGGGCAAGGGCTGAAAAGGAGTGACCGTTTTACAACAAAATTCAACAGTCACATGGTGGAGAGCATTTTCTGCCCTCACAGTAGCAACAATAGAACAGAGTGCAGTGCATAAACATGTGC
This is a stretch of genomic DNA from Acanthochromis polyacanthus isolate Apoly-LR-REF ecotype Palm Island chromosome 1, KAUST_Apoly_ChrSc, whole genome shotgun sequence. It encodes these proteins:
- the cdk17 gene encoding cyclin-dependent kinase 17 isoform X1, which gives rise to MEKMKRIKKRLSLTLRPSQTIDESLSELAEQMTIEDGGTKDNEPFMRNGRPPTSHSMHSFLHQYTGSFKKPPLRRPHSVIGGTLGSFMAMPRNGSRLDIVHENLKMGSDGESDQASGTSSDEVQSPTGVCLRNRVHRRISMEDLNKRLSLPADIRIPDGYLEKLQLSSPPFDQPLSRRSRRASLSEIGFGKLETYIKLDKLGEGTYATVFKGRSKLTDNLVALKEIRLEHEEGAPCTAIREVSLLKDLKHANIVTLHDIVHTDKSLTLVFEYLDKDLKQYMDDCGNIMSMHNVKIFLFQILRGLSYCHKRKVLHRDLKPQNLLINDRGELKLADFGLARAKSVPTKTYSNEVVTLWYRPPDVLLGSSEYSTQIDMWGVGCIFYEMAAGRPLFPGSTVEDELHLIFRLLGTPTEQNWPGISAIEEFKSYNFPKYKPQPIINHAPRLDGEGIELLLAFLRYESKKRISAEEAMKHSYFRQLGMRVHTLPESVSLFTLKEVQMQRDPGYRNSSYPESVLHLARVSVTPGSMRRYLDPTEFPQAIQLLQDGTSMRTIPRRFAVSPSTFSSTWRRFQETGS
- the cdk17 gene encoding cyclin-dependent kinase 17 isoform X2, translated to MEKMKRIKKRLSLTLRPSQTIDESLSELAEQMTIEDGGTKDNEPFMRNGRPPTSHSMHSFLHQYTGSFKKPPLRRPHSVIGGTLGSFMAMPRNGSRLDIVHENLKMGSDGESDQASGTSSDEVQSPTGVCLRNRVHRRISMEDLNKRLSLPADIRIPDGYLEKLQLSSPPFDQPLSRRSRRASLSEIGFGKLETYIKLDKLGEGTYATVFKGRSKLTDNLVALKEIRLEHEEGAPCTAIREVSLLKDLKHANIVTLHDIVHTDKSLTLVFEYLDKDLKQYMDDCGNIMSMHNVKIFLFQILRGLSYCHKRKVLHRDLKPQNLLINDRGELKLADFGLARAKSVPTKTYSNEVVTLWYRPPDVLLGSSEYSTQIDMWGVGCIFYEMAAGRPLFPGSTVEDELHLIFRLLGTPTEQNWPGISAIEEFKSYNFPKYKPQPIINHAPRLDGEGIELLLAFLRYESKKRISAEEAMKHSYFRQLGMRVHTLPESVSLFTLKEVQMQRDPGYRNSSYPESGNGKINRRQSMLF